One part of the Nymphaea colorata isolate Beijing-Zhang1983 chromosome 8, ASM883128v2, whole genome shotgun sequence genome encodes these proteins:
- the LOC116258289 gene encoding RING-H2 finger protein ATL52-like translates to MDGVRFHYYVVANETITEVCFGNCSLVIPLPPPGLTSVPSVHYESPSPPPPFSHHNVLSDTLIAMVAFLSVAFLLVSFYITMIRCCKRRNSSGRALERQNPPTLDEFFEGQDPINHFWYINTVGLEESLINSITLCKFKRGEGLIEGTDCSVCLSEFQEGEDLRLLPKCSHAFHLECIDRWLRAHVNCPLCRAPIMASNENSLPPENGLAGASVVDRAYVEEPGAGGANDDEQSGDSAFVAIELGDVEDPMKGGDLGALAGQSSNDRLNGVMVEKSLDEVQPIRRSASMNSLARIHVSTGPRTSSAREFSSLACGSTVGAGSSDSEKLNWGQLSRFKGDGGDSSGGKALGAVAKGLGMPKIPLDMKRSFSISGNFFFSKNGRNRSSVLPL, encoded by the coding sequence ATGGATGGTGTTCGTTTCCATTACTATGTTGTGGCAAACGAGACGATCACGGAGGTGTGCTTCGGGAATTGCAGTCTTGTGATTCCCCTACCACCGCCAGGTCTGACATCAGTACCTTCCGTTCACTACGAATCGCCTTCGCCACCACCACCTTTCTCTCACCACAATGTCCTCTCAGATACCCTTATTGCCATGGTTGCTTTCCTCTCGGTAGCCTTTCTGTTGGTGAGCTTCTACATAACGATGATCAGATGCTGTAAGAGGAGGAACTCATCCGGGCGAGCTCTGGAGAGACAGAACCCACCTACCCTGGATGAGTTCTTTGAGGGGCAAGACCCCATCAACCATTTTTGGTACATCAACACTGTGGGTCTTGAGGAATCACTCATAAATTCCATTACTTTATGTAAATTCAAGAGGGGAGAGGGCCTGATTGAGGGAACGGATTGTTCTGTCTGTCTGAGTGAATTCCAAGAAGGTGAGGACCTCAGACTTCTGCCTAAGTGCAGCCACGCTTTCCATTTGGAATGCATAGATCGGTGGCTGAGGGCACATGTCAATTGCCCTCTGTGTCGAGCACCCATCATGGCGAGTAATGAAAATTCATTGCCGCCGGAGAATGGACTTGCCGGCGCTTCTGTGGTAGATCGAGCCTATGTCGAGGAACCGGGTGCTGGTGGGGCAAATGACGATGAACAAAGCGGAGATTCAGCCTTTGTAGCGATTGAATTGGGGGACGTTGAAGATCCGATGAAAGGTGGAGACCTTGGTGCACTTGCTGGGCAATCAAGCAATGATCGGCTGAATGGGGTAATGGTGGAGAAATCATTAGATGAAGTTCAGCCTATAAGAAGATCGGCGTCAATGAATTCCTTGGCTAGGATACATGTATCAACAGGACCAAGAACGAGTTCCGCACGCGAATTTTCCTCTCTTGCCTGTGGATCAACGGTGGGAGCAGGTTCGTCAGATTCTGAGAAACTGAATTGGGGGCAACTCTCAAGGTTCAAAGGAGATGGAGGGGACAGCAGTGGAGGAAAAGCTTTGGGAGCCGTTGCTAAGGGACTAGGCATGCCGAAGATACCATTGGACATGAAAAGGTCTTTCTCTATTAGTGgaaacttcttcttctctaaaAATGGCCGCAACCGCAGCTCAGTTCTCCCTCTATGA
- the LOC116259199 gene encoding uncharacterized protein LOC116259199: protein MRSTSSYYLKSILSRNQLPLGRMLPSNLATPFRYSHSFAHSQVKKRPAAQQETMGGETAESHGIDHIVNNGHKISVTQLGTAYGSPRKFSTWVRWLLGSIVVIIFPYWQTKWQNFLRIEGEIEAVAEKVEGAVEVVEKVAAVAEEVSEEVAESLPSEGKLKDAVLFVKHVSEEAKKEAELALKLIHEVAEAKEDAETIMEPIIHQERKD from the exons ATGAGATCAACGTCGTCTTATTATCTGAAGAGCATCCTTTCGAGAAATCAATTACCTCTCGGAAGAATGTTGCCTTCTAATCTTGCGACTCCTTTCAGATATTCCCACTCCTTTGCTCACAGTCAAGTGAAGAAGAGGCCTGCTGCCCAACAGGAGACAATGGGCGGCGAGACAGCTGAAAGTCATGGGATCGACCACATAGTGAA CAACGGGCACAAGATTAGCGTGACACAGTTAGGAACTGCGTATGGCTCACCAAGAAAATTCTCCACCTG GGTTCGGTGGCTGCTCGGTTCTATCGTAGTTATTATCTTCCCTTATTGGCAAACGAAATGGCAGAACTTTCTTAGAATAGAAG GAGAAATAGAAGCTGTTGCAGAGAAGGTAGAAGGTGCAGTGGAGGTGGTGGAGAAGGTGGCAGCCGTAGCAGAGGAGGTATCAGAAGAGGTTGCAGAGTCTCTTCCTTCTGAGGGAAAGCTGAAGGATGCTGTCTTGTTTGTTAAACATGTGTCCgaagaagccaaaaaagaaGCAGAGTTGGCACTCAAACTCATCCATGAG GTGGCTGAGGCAAAGGAAGACGCGGAAACAATCATGGAACCGATTATTCATCAAGAGAGAAAAGACTGA
- the LOC116259036 gene encoding protein RGF1 INDUCIBLE TRANSCRIPTION FACTOR 1-like yields MDELNEEWEEKEQGREKAAEKEEEEEEEEEEEEASWPRWLKPLLQTTFFTNCNFHGEPNNMYCLDCMNGALCSSCLIPHRDHHFIQIRRSSYHDVIRVSEIQKVLDISGVQTYVINGARVVFLNQRPQLRPAKAVSNTCRICDRSLLDSSYYCSLGCKITGTSGSHRRKQSPQRHSETGDSSSGCRKVESATVPSSDSRREKRRKGTPHRAPMGCC; encoded by the exons ATGGATGAGCTAAATGAAGAATGGGAAGAGAAAGAGCAGGGAAGAGAAAAAgcagcagaaaaagaagaggaagaagaagaagaggaagaggaagaagaagcatcGTGGCCTCGATGGCTGAAGCCTCTCCTCCAAACGACCTTTTTCACCAACTGCAACTTCCACGGTGAGCCCAACAACATGTACTGCCTAGACTGCATGAATGGCGCTTTGTGCTCCTCTTGCCTCATCCCTCACAGAGACCATCATTTCATTcag ATCAGACGGTCATCATATCACGATGTGATTAGGGTATCCGAGATCCAGAAGGTGCTGGACATCTCCGGGGTGCAGACCTACGTGATCAACGGCGCAAGGGTGGTGTTCTTGAACCAGAGGCCGCAGCTCCGGCCAGCCAAAGCCGTCAGCAACACCTGCAGGATCTGTGACAGGAGCCTTCTTGACTCCTCTTACTATTGCTCTCTTGGTTGCAAg ATCACCGGCACTTCAGGCAGCCATCGACGAAAACAGTCACCACAGCGCCATTCGGAGACCGGGGATTCTTCGTCCGGCTGCCGGAAAGTTGAATCGGCAACGGTGCCGTCTTCGGATtcaaggagagagaaaagaaggaaagggacTCCTCATAGGGCGCCCATGGGATGTTGCTAA
- the LOC116259678 gene encoding uncharacterized protein LOC116259678 — translation MNQPNSFSGNKWWLQADSGHRERMTSVVPNTNFSPSSSPVVQKGLPRKPDPLGLEGREGCEIVSENKGEVPLDERYGRSRWYLAEEKELALMIADRQSEPLQNCDLPTPYQRRSLKNSLEGERNKPVAPTKSVSSDYDYSLLQSIGGRITETSECTTEHPDKKLDLLKALQLSQTRARVAERKASIMSMENENLLNLYFKGSARIFAYRQWVKLLELEILQLQSQGAVSQSNGSSDCSEMSSDINGKKNQVDNYSNRAWYWAVTLCLSLASVGVVLTWRRGWRLSGLRGDELPRLGVRLYPSAGFVRV, via the exons ATGAACCAACCGAACAGCTTCTCTGGCAACAAATGGTGGCTGCAGGCTGATTCAGGACATCGCGAGAGGATGACTTCAGTGGTGCCCAATACAAACTTCTCGCCCAGCTCTTCTCCTGTGGTTCAGAAGGGCCTGCCGAGGAAGCCTGATCCTTTGGGTCTCGAAGGGAGAGAGGGGTGTGAAATTGTTTCCGAGAACAAAGGGGAAGTGCCACTTGATGAGAGGTATGGAAGGTCTCGGTGGTACTTGGCAGAGGAAAAGGAATTGGCCCTCATGATTGCAGATAGGCAGTCAGAGCCTCTTCAGAATTGTGACCTTCCGACTCCATATCAGAGGAGAAGTCTGAAGAATTCCCTGGAGGGAGAGAGGAACAAGCCTGTTGCACCAACAAAATCTGTTTCGTCTGATTATGACTATTCTCTGTTACAGAG CATTGGAGGCAGAATTACCGAAACTTCAGAATGTACGACTGAGCATCCTGACAAGAAACTTGATTTGCTGAAAGCACTTCAACTCTCACAGACGCGCGCAAGGGTAGCAGAGAGAAAAGCTAGTATTATGAGCATGGAAAACGAAAATCTACTGAACTTGTATTTCAAAGGTTCTGCTCGGATCTTTGCTTACCGGCAATGGGTGAAGCTACTTGAACTGGAGATCTTGCAGCTACAATCGCAGGGTGCGGTTTCTCAGTCCAATGGTAGTTCCGATTGCTCTGAAATGTCCTCTGATATAAACGGCAAAAAGAATCAAGTCGACAATTATTCTAACAGGGCATGGTATTGGGCTGTTACTCTCTGCTTGAGTTTGGCAAGTGTAGGCGTTGTACTAACATGGAGAAGAGGATGGCGATTGAGTGGCCTCCGTGGTGATGAACTGCCAAGACTTGGCGTTCGGCTATATCCTTCTGCCGGGTTTGTTAGAGTTTGA
- the LOC116259090 gene encoding bifunctional riboflavin biosynthesis protein RIBA 1, chloroplastic-like yields MSRFCSLQMAGAQEISSSAMVRTTMELHRLMGRKLIPEARVLPLAGTLRTRNSLWIRYRKEKTICFCAKGDNGTLVAQKTGGSESFFQDSFPSESMNEVQANASAIGRYEDKSILDGDDFFLQHSNSYDGDLDCPSEGFSSVPEAIEDIRQGKFVIVVDDEARENEGDLIMSASMVTPEAMAFIVKHGTGIVCVAMKGDRLEKLDLPLMVSREENEEKLSTAFTVSVDAKVGTTTGVSATDRANTILALASPDSRPEDFNRPGHIFPLKYREGGVLKRAGHTEASVDLAVLAGLDPAGVLCEIVDDDGSMARLPKLREFARQENLKVISIADLVRYRRKREKLVEQISVARLPTKWGPFQACCYRSLLDGIEHIAFVKGDIGDGQDILVRVHSECLTGDIFGSERCDCGNQLALAMQQFEAEGRGVLIYLRGQEGRGIGLGHKLRAYNLQDAGRDTVEANEELGLPVDSREYGIGAQILQDLGVRTIRLMTNNPAKYIGLKGYGLTIVGRVPLLSLITKENRRYLETKRLKMGHIYGSEFSDRLNGSSQALGVDNVLA; encoded by the exons ATGTCTCGATTTTGTTCGTTACAAATGGCGGGGGCCCAGGAAATTAGTTCTTCGGCGATGGTTAGGACCACGATGGAGCTTCATCGACTGAT GGGTCGGAAGTTGATACCCGAGGCCAGAGTTCTTCCACTGGCAGGAACTCTAAGAACGCGGAACTCTTTGTGGATAAGGTACAGGAAAGAGAAGACAATCTGTTTCTGTGCAAAAGGTGATAATGGGACTCTTGTTGCACAGAAAACTGGAGGCAGTGAATCTTTCTTTCAAGACAGTTTTCCTTCGGAAAGCATGAATGAAGTTCAGGCTAACGCTTCTGCAATTGGAAGGTATGAAGATAAATCTATTCTAGATGGGGATGACTTCTTTTTACAGCATAGCAACAGCTATGATGGAGATCTGGATTGCCCTTCGGAAGGCTTCAGTTCCGTACCAGAAGCTATTGAGGATATTCGCCAAGGCAAG TTTGTAATAGTGGTAGATGACGAAGCCCGTGAAAACGAGGGAGATCTCATAATGTCCGCCTCCATGGTGACACCAGAAGCAATGGCGTTCATTGTAAAGCATGGCACTGGCATTGTATGTGTGGCCATGAAGGGGGATCGCTTGGAAAAGTTAGATCTTCCTTTGATGGTTTCCCgtgaggaaaatgaagaaaaactttCTACTGCGTTCACTGTATCAGTG GATGCAAAAGTAGGTACAACCACTGGAGTGTCTGCCACAGATCGGGCAAATACCATCTTGGCTCTCGCATCTCCTGATTCAAGGCCTGAGGATTTCAATCGTCCAGGCCATATCTTTCCTCTAAAGTACAGGGAAGGTGGCGTGCTTAAAAGAGCTGGGCACACAGAGGCATCAGTGGATCTTGCTGTGCTGGCTGGGTTGGACCCTGCAGGAGTGCTATGTGAGATTGTGGATGATGATGGTTCCATGGCCCGATTGCCTAAGCTTCGTGAGTTTGCAAGACAGGAGAACTTGAAAGTAATATCAATTGCAGACTTGGTCAG GTATAGACGGAAGAGAGAGAAGCTAGTGGAGCAAATATCTGTTGCTCGTCTACCTACAAAATGGGGTCCTTTCCAGGCGTGCTGCTATCGTTCCCTGCTGGATGGAATTGAGCATATTGCATTTGTTAAG GGGGATATTGGAGATGGACAGGACATTCTAGTCCGAGTTCATTCTGAGTGCCTTACTGGGGAcatatttggatctgaaagatgtgattgtggGAACCAACTAGCACTTGCCATGCAACAGTTCGAGGCAGAAGGTAGGGGTGTATTGATTTATTTACGCGGACAGGAGGGGAGGGGCATTGGCCTTGGTCACAAGCTGCGTGCCTATAACCTCCAGGATGCTGGACGTGATACGGTGGAAGCCAATGAGGAACTAGGATTGCCAGTTGATTCACGTGAATATGGCATTGGCGCTCAG ATACTGCAAGACCTGGGTGTCAGAACTATCAGGCTAATGACCAACAACCCTGCTAAATACATTGGGCTGAAGGGCTATGGTTTGACCATTGTAGGCCGTGTACCATTGTTGTCCCTGATCACAAAAGAAAACCGGAGATATCTGGAGACAAAGCGCTTGAAGATGGGGCATATATATGGTTCTGAATTCAGCGACCGTCTAAATGGCTCCTCCCAAGCACTGGGTGTCGACAATGTCCTTGCCTGA